In Haematobia irritans isolate KBUSLIRL chromosome 1, ASM5000362v1, whole genome shotgun sequence, a genomic segment contains:
- the LOC142242379 gene encoding uncharacterized protein LOC142242379: protein MIELLFLLLLGCVATQIEAQGSSYSNSYYSSGVSPGAAHYYNQRSGFVPLTYKSDLVNEESKHKLSKYAKKSYKGYGSEEEENSSERYSSDEYVNEARHPFLGKQQDSHEYTIGTHIHVQHPITIPKKFKASTYPTKTSKYSTLPSNAYTLDTSQETHGSSDYFPIPSKKQKIPKIYESDPFHVIAPPKSTVASHHSTTNYDGGYEPQPDSYENSETPLKHIKSSLRERFNGVASKKQIEQYLKDQEKLLDEALKLQLLSSPKFQKLLKTAEKENLNKEVDYEEEYISNGPPSYREPFPKGGPHPHSKRSRRRPPTSEFSRPIKPVVISKPNRKYRHAYVIEV, encoded by the exons TTATTATTTTTGCTGTTGCTGGGATGTGTGGCAACTCAGATCGAAGCTCAAGGATCATCTTATAGCAATAGTTACTACAGTTCTGGCGTAAGTCCTGGTGCCGCCCATTATTACAATCAAAGAAGTGGATTTGTTCCTCTAACTTACAAAAGCGatttagttaatgaagaatcaaAACATAAATTATCGAAATACGCTAAGAAATCGTACAAAGGATATGGTTCG GAGGAAGAAGAAAATTCTTCGGAACGTTATTCATCCGATGAGTATGTCAATGAAGCTCGTCATCCGTTTTTGGGAAAGCAACAGGATAGTCATGAATATACGATTGGAACACACATTCATGTCCAACATCCAATAACAATACCGAAAAAATTCAAAGCGTCCACCTATCCAACAAAGACTTCCAAATATTCGACTCTACCTAGTAATGCCTATACATTGGATACTTCGCAGGAAACTCATGGAAGTAGTGATTATTTTCCCATTCcctcaaagaaacaaaaaattccaaaaatctaTGAATCGGATCCATTTCATGTAATAGCTCCACCAAAATCTACCGTGGCATCACATCATTCGACCACAAACTATGACGGTGGATATGAACCTCAACCAGATTCATATGAAAATTCTGAAACACCTTTAAAACACATCAAATCCAGTTTGCGGGAACGTTTTAATGGTGTGGCCTCTAAAAAGCAAATTGAGCAATATTTGAAAGATCAAGAAAAGCTTTTGGATGAAGCTCTAAAGTTGCAATTACTGAGTAGTCCAAAGTTTCAGAAACTTTTGAAAACGGCTGAGAAGGAAAATCTCAATAAGGAAGTCGATTATGAGGAGGAGTATATTAGTAATGGACCACCTTCATACCGGGAACCTTTTCCCAAAGGTGGCCCACATCCACATTCGAAGCGATCACGCAGGCGTCCGCCTACATCCGAATTCAGTCGCCCCATCAAACCTGTAGTGATATCCAAACCGAATCGAAAGTATCGTCATGCTTATGTTATTGAGGTCTAG